A window from Triticum aestivum cultivar Chinese Spring chromosome 6D, IWGSC CS RefSeq v2.1, whole genome shotgun sequence encodes these proteins:
- the LOC123143447 gene encoding uncharacterized protein, with the protein MLITDKPAVLVQNSLYWLPTGNLDVFLEFDLERQILAVIWMPVDLVAKGCYDICVTCAEDGGLGFFCVLQLDYIAQLWKRKTDYHGVASWVLGRTIELDNLIPSNLAGKLPIVVLGFAEDNNGVCLWIGGVFAIVHLESLQFKELFKSNRLFHCHPFESVYTAEADIGGGHDGADLLQNT; encoded by the exons ATGCTTATTACAGATAAGCCCGCTGTGCTGGTTCAGAATTCTCTTTACTGGCTGCCTACTGGGAATTTGGATGTATTTCTGGAGTTTGATTTGGAGAGGCAGATCCTAGCTGTGATATGGATGCCAGTGGATTTGGTTGCCAAGGGCTGTTACGATATCTGCGTGACGTGTGCAGAGGATGGTGGTCTTGGTTTCTTCTGTGTGCTGCAGTTGGACTACATTGCCCAATTATGGAAGAGGAAGACTGATTATCATGGTGTTGCTTCATGGGTGCTAGGAAGAACTATTGAACTGGACAACCTAATTCCCTCGAATTTAGCGGGTAAATTGCCCATTGTGGTCCTGGGGTTTGCTGAGGACAATAATGGGGTGTGCCTGTGGATAGGTGGCGTCTTCGCTATAGTCCATCTTGAGTCATTGCAGTTCAAGGAACTCTTTAAATCCAACCGCCTTTTTCATTGTCACCCATTCGAAAGTGTCTACACTGCAG AAGCAGACATTGGTGGTGGACATGATGGGGCTGATCTTTTGCAGAATACATAA